A window of Streptomyces marispadix contains these coding sequences:
- a CDS encoding DeoR/GlpR family DNA-binding transcription regulator: MRRHERLNALLELLGERGRLDVEEAATSLEVSVATMRRDMDALAEQQLLTRTRGGAVLSSVTYDLPIRYKHSHHAVQKHAVAEAAAEMVEPGDIVGLSGGTTTTEIARTLATRPEFAETGPDPRLTIVTNSLNIAYELAVRPQIKIVLTGGVAHSRSFELTGPYSESVLRQLTLDIAFIGVNAVDTQWGGTVHDEAEATTNRLMAERAERAVMVADSSKLGLRCFARVGGADVFGTLITDTGMDEESQQEFTDQGLRVVAAAPSTAGR, encoded by the coding sequence ATGAGACGGCACGAACGGCTGAACGCCCTGCTGGAACTCCTCGGCGAACGGGGGCGGCTCGACGTGGAGGAGGCGGCCACATCGCTTGAGGTGTCGGTGGCGACAATGCGCCGCGACATGGACGCCCTCGCCGAACAGCAGTTGCTGACACGCACCCGCGGCGGCGCGGTGCTCAGCTCCGTCACCTACGACCTGCCGATCCGCTACAAGCACAGCCACCACGCCGTGCAGAAGCACGCCGTAGCGGAAGCGGCGGCGGAGATGGTCGAGCCGGGCGACATCGTGGGACTCAGCGGCGGCACGACGACGACGGAGATCGCCCGCACCCTCGCCACCCGACCGGAGTTCGCGGAGACAGGACCCGACCCGCGGCTGACGATCGTCACCAACTCCCTGAACATCGCCTACGAGTTGGCGGTCCGCCCGCAGATCAAGATAGTGCTGACCGGAGGCGTCGCCCATTCACGGTCGTTCGAACTCACCGGCCCCTACAGCGAGTCCGTGCTGCGCCAGCTCACCCTGGACATCGCCTTCATCGGCGTGAACGCAGTCGACACACAGTGGGGCGGCACCGTCCACGACGAGGCCGAGGCGACGACGAACAGACTGATGGCCGAACGGGCGGAACGCGCCGTGATGGTCGCGGACTCCTCGAAGCTGGGGCTGCGCTGCTTCGCACGCGTAGGCGGAGCCGACGTCTTCGGCACGCTCATAACGGACACGGGCATGGACGAGGAATCACAGCAGGAGTTCACCGACCAGGGGCTGCGCGTGGTGGCAGCGGCGCCATCGACGGCCGGACGCTGA
- a CDS encoding class II fructose-bisphosphate aldolase — translation MPLVSTASIVDGARAAGVGAPAFNVLHLETAEALIAAAERAATPLILQISENCVRYHGSLRPLLLATLALAETSDAEVSVHLDHITDPGLLREGVDAGARSVMIDASALPYEENVATTAELADWCRRHQVYVEAELGEVGGKDGVHAPGARTDPAEALAFVDSTGVDALAVAVGSSHAMRERTAVLDKELIRSLRQRLPVPLVLHGSSGVPDEELRAAVAAGMTKINISTHLVSVFTGEVRRTLAQTPTLIDSRKYVGPARDAVSTEAERLLRLLGTEAP, via the coding sequence ATGCCCCTTGTCTCCACCGCGTCCATCGTCGACGGGGCGCGAGCGGCAGGTGTCGGTGCGCCCGCCTTCAACGTGCTGCACCTGGAGACCGCCGAGGCGCTCATCGCCGCGGCGGAACGGGCCGCCACGCCGCTCATACTCCAGATCAGCGAGAACTGCGTTCGCTACCACGGGAGTCTGCGGCCCCTCCTGCTCGCCACCCTCGCCCTCGCCGAGACCTCCGACGCGGAAGTCTCCGTGCATCTGGACCACATCACCGACCCCGGTCTGCTGCGGGAAGGCGTCGACGCGGGGGCCCGCTCAGTGATGATCGACGCCTCCGCTCTGCCCTACGAGGAGAACGTCGCCACCACCGCCGAGCTGGCGGACTGGTGCCGTCGCCACCAGGTCTACGTCGAGGCCGAGTTGGGAGAGGTCGGAGGAAAGGACGGTGTGCACGCGCCCGGTGCGCGCACGGACCCGGCGGAGGCGCTCGCCTTCGTGGACTCCACGGGCGTCGACGCCCTCGCGGTCGCCGTGGGCTCCTCACACGCCATGCGGGAGCGTACGGCGGTACTGGACAAGGAGTTGATCCGCAGCCTGCGGCAGCGTCTCCCCGTGCCCCTCGTGCTGCACGGCTCCTCGGGAGTGCCGGACGAGGAACTGCGCGCCGCCGTCGCCGCCGGCATGACGAAGATCAATATCTCGACGCATCTGGTGTCGGTCTTCACCGGGGAAGTGCGCCGAACGTTGGCGCAGACCCCGACGCTCATCGACTCCCGTAAGTACGTGGGGCCCGCCAGGGACGCCGTGTCGACAGAGGCGGAACGGCTGCTTCGGCTGCTGGGAACGGAGGCGCCATGA
- a CDS encoding SIS domain-containing protein, whose protein sequence is MSGNTYMERELSSQPDTWREAARLAGSARLPRHGLRVAAVGCGTSWFMAQAYAALREGAGHGVTDAFAASEALLGADREYDEVLALTRSGTTTEVLRLLESLRGRVPTVTVIGDPGTPATGLSDETVALPFADERSVVQTRFATSALALLRAHLGEDMGAAAHDAEGALTAEIRQEWVDAEQFTFLGTGWTVGLAHEAALKMREASQSWTESYPAMEYRHGPISIAAPGRVTWMFGPPPEGLGDEVARTGGTFVHHEQRDPLAELVLVQRIALARAQARGLDPDTPRSLTRSVMLDAS, encoded by the coding sequence ATGAGCGGAAACACATATATGGAGCGGGAGTTGAGCAGCCAGCCGGATACGTGGCGAGAGGCCGCGCGACTGGCCGGATCGGCACGGCTGCCACGGCACGGGCTGCGGGTCGCCGCGGTCGGATGCGGCACCTCGTGGTTCATGGCTCAGGCGTACGCCGCCCTGCGCGAGGGAGCCGGGCACGGCGTGACGGACGCGTTCGCGGCGTCCGAGGCGCTGCTGGGAGCGGACCGGGAGTACGACGAGGTGCTGGCCCTCACCCGCTCCGGCACGACGACGGAGGTGCTGCGGCTGCTGGAGTCGCTTCGGGGACGCGTTCCCACGGTGACCGTCATCGGCGACCCCGGCACACCGGCGACCGGCCTTTCGGACGAGACGGTCGCCCTCCCCTTCGCCGACGAACGGTCCGTCGTGCAGACCCGGTTCGCCACCAGCGCCCTCGCACTGCTGCGCGCCCACCTCGGGGAGGACATGGGCGCGGCGGCACACGACGCCGAGGGGGCACTGACGGCGGAGATCCGGCAGGAGTGGGTCGACGCCGAACAGTTCACCTTCCTCGGCACCGGCTGGACGGTCGGACTGGCGCACGAGGCGGCACTGAAGATGCGAGAGGCGTCGCAGTCCTGGACGGAGTCCTACCCGGCCATGGAGTACCGGCACGGACCGATATCCATCGCCGCACCGGGCCGGGTGACATGGATGTTCGGGCCGCCGCCGGAAGGACTCGGAGACGAAGTCGCCCGCACCGGGGGCACGTTCGTACACCACGAGCAGCGTGATCCGCTGGCCGAGCTGGTGCTGGTGCAGCGCATAGCGCTGGCTCGCGCACAGGCACGCGGCCTCGACCCCGACACCCCACGCAGCCTGACCCGCTCGGTCATGCTGGACGCGTCCTGA
- a CDS encoding LLM class F420-dependent oxidoreductase, with the protein MKIATPLQYADNPRTAAEEVVKLEAAGLDAVWVAEAYGFDSPTVMGYIAARTERLLIGAGILNVYSRTPALIAQTGAGLDVLSEGRALLGLGASGPQVVEGWHGKAYDKPLGRTRETVELCRRIWRREVIDHHGITDMPLPAEKGGKLGKPLKFLNRPQRAEIPLYIASLGPANVRMTAEIADGWLPHLFVPEKAKQVWGKALEEGTALRDPERGPLEISAGTLLAIGEDAAAVREHVRPLIALYIGGMGAKGKNFYNDVARAYGYEEAAEKVQDLYLAGKKREAEAAVPAEFCELVSLCGPEGYVRERIEAFREAGVTMLNVTPVGPEPARLIEKIKSWV; encoded by the coding sequence ATGAAGATCGCCACGCCCCTCCAGTACGCCGACAACCCCCGTACCGCCGCCGAAGAGGTCGTGAAGCTGGAGGCCGCGGGCCTCGACGCGGTGTGGGTCGCCGAGGCGTACGGCTTCGACTCGCCCACCGTGATGGGCTACATCGCCGCCCGCACCGAGCGCCTGCTCATCGGCGCCGGCATCCTCAACGTCTACTCCCGTACGCCCGCGCTCATCGCGCAGACCGGTGCGGGCCTCGACGTGCTCTCCGAGGGGCGTGCCCTGCTGGGCCTCGGCGCCTCCGGACCGCAGGTCGTGGAGGGCTGGCACGGCAAGGCCTACGACAAGCCGCTGGGCCGCACCCGGGAGACCGTGGAGCTGTGCAGGCGGATCTGGCGGCGCGAGGTCATCGACCACCACGGCATCACCGACATGCCGCTGCCCGCCGAGAAGGGCGGCAAGCTCGGCAAGCCGCTGAAGTTCCTCAACCGGCCGCAGCGGGCGGAGATTCCGCTGTACATCGCCTCGCTGGGACCGGCCAACGTCCGCATGACCGCCGAGATCGCCGACGGATGGCTGCCGCATCTCTTCGTGCCCGAGAAGGCGAAGCAGGTGTGGGGCAAGGCCCTGGAGGAAGGCACCGCGCTGCGCGACCCCGAGCGCGGCCCCCTGGAGATCTCCGCGGGCACGCTCCTGGCGATCGGGGAGGACGCCGCCGCCGTACGGGAGCATGTGCGGCCGCTGATCGCCCTGTACATCGGGGGCATGGGGGCCAAGGGGAAGAACTTCTACAACGACGTGGCCCGGGCGTACGGTTATGAGGAGGCGGCCGAGAAGGTGCAGGACCTCTACCTCGCGGGAAAGAAGCGGGAGGCTGAGGCCGCGGTCCCCGCCGAGTTCTGCGAACTGGTCTCCCTCTGCGGTCCCGAGGGATATGTGCGTGAGCGCATCGAGGCGTTCCGCGAGGCCGGGGTGACGATGCTCAACGTCACGCCCGTCGGGCCCGAACCGGCCAGGCTCATCGAGAAGATCAAGAGCTGGGTCTGA
- a CDS encoding acyl-CoA dehydrogenase family protein, with protein sequence MKRQIFTEDHEAFRQTVRTFLAKEVEPHYEQWEKDGIVSREAWLAAGRQGLLGLAVPEEYGGGGNGDFRYAAVLGEEFARAGVAGLALGLHNDIIGPYLTSLATEEQKRRWLPGFCSGEIVTAIAMTEPGAGSDLQGIRTTAQDEGDHWVLNGSKTFISNGILADLVIVVARTKPEGGAKGLSLLVVERGMPGFERGRNLDKIGQKSQDTAELFFNDVHVPKENLLGELHGAFVHLMTNLAQERLAIAVGAVAGAEEILEQTTRYVKEREAFGRPLAKLQHVRFEIAELATECAVTRSFLDRCIEDHAKGELDAAHASMAKWWTTELQKRVTDRCLQLHGGYGYMNEFPVARAYTDGRIQTIYGGTTEIMKEIIGRSILD encoded by the coding sequence ATGAAGCGCCAGATCTTCACCGAGGACCACGAAGCGTTCCGGCAGACCGTCCGCACCTTCCTCGCCAAGGAGGTCGAGCCGCACTACGAGCAGTGGGAGAAGGACGGCATCGTCTCCCGTGAGGCGTGGCTGGCGGCCGGACGTCAGGGACTGCTGGGCCTGGCCGTGCCCGAGGAGTACGGAGGCGGCGGCAACGGCGACTTCCGCTACGCCGCGGTGCTCGGCGAGGAGTTCGCCCGCGCCGGGGTCGCGGGCCTCGCGCTCGGCCTGCACAACGACATCATCGGCCCCTATCTCACCTCGCTGGCCACCGAGGAGCAGAAGAGACGCTGGCTGCCCGGCTTCTGCTCCGGCGAGATCGTCACGGCCATCGCCATGACCGAGCCCGGCGCCGGCTCCGACCTCCAGGGCATCCGCACCACCGCGCAGGACGAGGGCGACCACTGGGTGCTCAACGGCTCCAAGACGTTCATCTCCAACGGCATCCTCGCCGACCTGGTGATCGTCGTGGCCCGTACGAAGCCCGAGGGCGGCGCGAAGGGGCTCAGCCTCCTCGTCGTCGAGCGGGGCATGCCCGGCTTCGAACGCGGCCGCAACCTCGACAAGATCGGGCAGAAGTCGCAGGACACCGCCGAACTGTTCTTCAACGACGTGCATGTGCCGAAGGAGAACCTGCTGGGCGAGCTGCACGGCGCCTTCGTCCATCTGATGACGAACCTCGCGCAGGAGCGGCTGGCCATCGCCGTCGGGGCCGTCGCCGGCGCGGAGGAGATCCTGGAGCAGACGACCCGGTATGTGAAGGAGCGCGAGGCGTTCGGCCGCCCGCTCGCGAAGCTCCAGCACGTCCGGTTCGAGATCGCCGAACTGGCGACGGAGTGCGCCGTGACCCGCAGCTTCCTCGACCGCTGCATCGAGGACCACGCGAAGGGCGAACTGGACGCCGCGCACGCCTCCATGGCGAAGTGGTGGACGACCGAGCTGCAAAAGCGCGTCACCGACCGCTGCCTCCAACTCCACGGCGGCTACGGCTACATGAACGAATTCCCCGTCGCCCGTGCCTACACCGACGGGCGGATCCAGACGATCTACGGCGGCACGACCGAGATCATGAAGGAGATCATCGGCCGTTCGATCCTGGACTGA
- a CDS encoding acetyl-CoA C-acetyltransferase, with protein sequence MSTEAYLYDAIRTPRGRGKANGALHGTKPIDLVVGLIHEMRRRFPDLDPGAIDDIVLGVVSPLGDQGSDIAKTAATVAGLPDTVAGVQENRFCASGLEAVNLAAAKVRSGWEDLVLAGGVESMSRVPMGSDGGAWAMDPMTSLETGFVPQGIGADLIATIEGFSRRDVDEYAARSQELAAEAWKDGRFDRSVVPVVDRNGLTVLDRDEHIRPGTTADSLAGLKPSFKDIGEMGGFDAVALQKYHWVEEIDHVHHAGNSSGIVDGSALCAIGNEETGRRYGLRPRARILSAAVSGADPTIMLTGPAPACRKALAKAGLTAADMDLVEMNEAFAAVVLRFARDMELPLEKVNVNGGAIAMGHPLGATGAMLLGTLVDELERRDKRYGLVTLCVGGGMGSATVVERL encoded by the coding sequence TTGAGCACCGAAGCGTATCTCTACGACGCGATCCGCACCCCGCGCGGCCGAGGCAAGGCCAACGGCGCCCTGCACGGCACCAAGCCCATCGACCTCGTCGTCGGGCTCATCCACGAAATGCGCCGCCGCTTCCCCGACCTGGACCCGGGCGCGATCGACGACATCGTGCTCGGTGTCGTAAGTCCCCTGGGAGACCAGGGTTCCGACATCGCGAAGACCGCCGCCACCGTCGCCGGGCTGCCCGACACCGTCGCCGGAGTGCAGGAGAACCGCTTCTGTGCCTCGGGTCTGGAGGCGGTCAACCTCGCGGCGGCGAAGGTGCGTTCGGGATGGGAGGACCTCGTGCTCGCGGGCGGCGTCGAGTCGATGTCCCGGGTGCCGATGGGCTCCGACGGAGGCGCCTGGGCCATGGACCCCATGACGAGTCTGGAGACGGGATTCGTACCGCAGGGCATCGGCGCCGATCTGATCGCCACCATCGAGGGCTTCTCCCGGCGCGACGTCGACGAATACGCCGCCCGCTCGCAGGAGCTGGCCGCCGAGGCGTGGAAGGACGGCCGCTTCGACCGCTCCGTCGTGCCCGTCGTCGACCGCAACGGACTGACCGTCCTCGACCGCGACGAGCACATCCGCCCCGGCACCACCGCCGACTCGCTGGCCGGGCTGAAGCCGTCGTTCAAGGACATCGGCGAGATGGGCGGCTTCGACGCCGTGGCGTTGCAGAAGTACCACTGGGTCGAGGAGATCGACCACGTCCACCACGCGGGCAACTCCTCCGGCATCGTCGACGGCAGCGCCCTGTGCGCCATCGGCAACGAGGAGACGGGCAGGCGCTACGGGCTGCGGCCCCGCGCCCGCATCCTGTCGGCCGCGGTCTCCGGCGCCGACCCCACCATCATGCTCACCGGCCCCGCGCCCGCCTGCCGCAAGGCCCTCGCCAAGGCCGGGCTCACCGCCGCCGACATGGACCTGGTGGAGATGAACGAGGCGTTCGCCGCGGTCGTGCTGCGCTTCGCCCGGGACATGGAACTCCCGCTGGAGAAGGTCAACGTCAACGGCGGCGCCATCGCCATGGGACACCCGCTGGGCGCCACCGGCGCGATGCTGCTGGGCACCCTCGTCGACGAACTGGAGCGCCGCGACAAGCGCTACGGCCTGGTCACGCTGTGCGTCGGCGGAGGCATGGGCAGCGCCACCGTCGTCGAACGGCTCTGA
- a CDS encoding 3-hydroxyacyl-CoA dehydrogenase NAD-binding domain-containing protein, translated as MPESTTIRWEQDDTGVVTLVLDDPDQSANTMNAAFKESLGVVADRLERENEAGNVRGVIVTSAKKTFFAGGDLNDLIRARPEDAEEVFEGSMQIKRDLRRIETLGKPVVAAINGAALGGGFEIALACHHRVALDAKGSKIGCPEATLGLLPAGGGVTRTVRLLGIADALLNVLLQGQQYFPAKAKEKGLVHEVVDSQEEMLAAARAFIDANPESQQPWDVKGYKIPGGTPSNPKFAANLPAFPANLRKQTGGAPYPAQHNILAAAVEGSQVDFELAQVIEARYFVELVTGQISKNMIQAFFFDMQAVNAGRSRPKGIEPRPVRKVAVLGAGMMGAGIAYSCAKAGIDVVLKDVSAEAAEKGKGYSEGLLKKALGRGRTTQDKADALLARITPTADPQDLAGCDAVIEAVFEDPALKHKVFQEIQDIVEPDALLCSNTSTLPITSLAEGVERQADFIGLHFFSPVDKMPLVEIIKGRATGDEALARAFDLVQQIKKTPIVVNDSRGFFTSRVIGHFINEGVALVGEGVEPATVEQAAAQAGYPAKVLSLMDELTLTLPRKIREETRRGLEAEGVEWQPHPADAVIDRMVDEFGRTGRSGGAGFYDYGEDGKRGRLWPGLREHFKKDADPGIPFEDMKERMLFAEALDTVRLFEEGVLTSVADANIGSIMGIGFPPWTGGVIQYINGYEGGPAGFVARARELKDRYGDRFAVPELLARKAEAGEVFKD; from the coding sequence ATGCCCGAGTCCACGACCATCCGCTGGGAGCAGGACGACACCGGAGTCGTCACGCTCGTACTGGACGACCCCGACCAGTCCGCCAACACCATGAACGCCGCGTTCAAGGAGTCGCTCGGCGTCGTAGCCGACCGGCTGGAGCGCGAGAACGAAGCAGGCAACGTCCGCGGCGTGATCGTCACGTCCGCCAAGAAGACGTTCTTCGCGGGCGGCGACCTCAACGACCTCATCCGCGCCCGCCCCGAGGACGCCGAGGAGGTCTTCGAAGGCAGCATGCAGATCAAGCGCGATCTGCGCCGCATCGAGACCCTCGGCAAGCCCGTCGTCGCCGCCATCAACGGAGCGGCGCTCGGCGGCGGTTTCGAGATCGCGCTGGCCTGCCACCACCGTGTCGCCCTCGACGCGAAGGGCTCCAAGATCGGCTGCCCCGAGGCCACCTTGGGTCTGCTTCCCGCCGGAGGCGGCGTGACCCGTACCGTCCGCCTCCTCGGGATCGCGGACGCGCTGCTGAACGTGCTCCTCCAGGGCCAGCAGTACTTCCCCGCCAAGGCCAAGGAGAAGGGCCTGGTGCACGAGGTCGTCGACAGCCAGGAGGAGATGCTGGCCGCCGCCCGCGCCTTCATCGACGCCAACCCCGAGTCGCAGCAGCCCTGGGACGTGAAGGGCTACAAGATCCCCGGCGGCACCCCGTCCAACCCGAAGTTCGCCGCCAACCTCCCCGCGTTCCCGGCCAACTTGAGGAAGCAGACCGGCGGTGCGCCCTACCCCGCCCAGCACAACATCCTCGCCGCGGCCGTCGAGGGCTCCCAGGTCGACTTCGAACTCGCCCAGGTCATCGAGGCCCGCTACTTCGTCGAGCTGGTCACCGGGCAGATCTCGAAGAACATGATCCAGGCGTTCTTCTTCGACATGCAGGCCGTCAACGCCGGACGCAGCCGCCCCAAGGGCATCGAGCCGCGCCCCGTACGCAAGGTCGCGGTCCTCGGCGCCGGCATGATGGGCGCGGGCATCGCCTACTCGTGCGCCAAGGCAGGCATCGACGTCGTACTGAAGGACGTCTCGGCCGAGGCCGCCGAGAAGGGCAAGGGCTACTCCGAGGGCCTGCTGAAGAAGGCCCTCGGGCGGGGCCGTACGACGCAGGACAAGGCCGACGCGCTCCTCGCCCGCATCACCCCCACCGCCGACCCGCAGGACCTCGCGGGCTGCGACGCCGTCATCGAGGCCGTCTTCGAGGACCCGGCGCTCAAGCACAAGGTGTTCCAGGAGATCCAGGACATCGTCGAGCCGGACGCGCTGCTGTGCTCCAACACCTCGACGCTGCCCATCACTTCACTCGCCGAAGGCGTCGAGCGCCAGGCCGACTTCATCGGCCTGCACTTCTTCTCACCCGTCGACAAGATGCCGCTCGTGGAGATCATCAAGGGCCGCGCCACGGGCGATGAGGCACTGGCACGAGCCTTCGACCTGGTGCAGCAGATCAAGAAGACCCCGATCGTCGTCAACGACTCCCGAGGCTTCTTCACCTCCCGAGTCATCGGCCACTTCATCAACGAAGGCGTCGCGCTCGTAGGGGAGGGCGTGGAGCCCGCGACCGTCGAACAGGCCGCCGCACAGGCCGGATACCCGGCCAAGGTGCTCTCCCTCATGGACGAGCTGACCCTCACCCTTCCCCGCAAGATCCGCGAGGAGACCCGGCGCGGACTGGAGGCCGAAGGCGTCGAGTGGCAGCCGCACCCCGCGGACGCCGTCATCGACAGGATGGTCGACGAGTTCGGACGCACCGGGCGCAGCGGAGGCGCCGGCTTCTACGACTACGGCGAGGACGGCAAGCGCGGCAGGCTCTGGCCCGGACTGCGCGAGCACTTCAAGAAGGACGCCGACCCCGGCATCCCCTTCGAGGACATGAAGGAGCGGATGCTCTTCGCCGAGGCCCTGGACACCGTGCGCCTCTTCGAGGAGGGCGTCCTCACCTCCGTCGCCGACGCCAACATCGGCTCCATCATGGGCATCGGCTTCCCGCCGTGGACGGGCGGAGTGATCCAGTACATCAACGGCTACGAGGGCGGTCCCGCCGGATTCGTCGCCCGCGCACGCGAACTGAAGGACCGCTACGGCGACCGCTTCGCCGTGCCGGAACTGCTCGCGCGGAAGGCCGAGGCGGGCGAGGTCTTCAAGGACTGA
- a CDS encoding MerR family transcriptional regulator gives MEQQQPNGQGGMESLTVDELAARAGVTVRTIRFYSTRGLLPPPAIGPRRVGRYGPAHLSRLALIEELQNQGMTLAAIERYLRRLPEDTDPHDLAIHRAMVASWMPDTVDEAGREELERRVGRELTGDDLERLTAMGVLETTGDPERFLVDPALLHLGVRLLDVPLSQKTIIAAREAMLEHARAAARELSRLFKDEVWAPYRALEEDPDQVERMKSLSAHMQPMVVQALMTAFQRSLKEELRGAFSEERAPRSSSSGDVSGSSGDASGS, from the coding sequence ATGGAGCAGCAGCAGCCGAACGGCCAGGGCGGCATGGAGAGCCTGACCGTGGACGAGCTCGCCGCGCGGGCGGGCGTGACGGTCCGTACGATCCGCTTCTACAGCACCCGCGGCCTGCTGCCTCCGCCCGCGATCGGCCCGCGCAGGGTCGGCCGCTACGGCCCGGCGCATCTGTCCCGGCTGGCGCTGATCGAGGAGTTGCAGAACCAGGGCATGACGCTGGCGGCGATCGAGCGCTATCTGCGGCGCCTCCCGGAGGACACCGACCCGCACGATCTGGCCATCCACCGCGCCATGGTGGCGTCCTGGATGCCCGACACCGTCGACGAGGCGGGACGTGAGGAACTGGAGCGGCGGGTCGGCCGCGAGCTGACCGGCGACGATCTGGAGCGGCTCACGGCGATGGGCGTGCTGGAGACCACCGGCGACCCGGAGCGTTTCCTGGTCGATCCCGCGCTGCTGCACCTCGGGGTGCGGTTGCTGGACGTGCCGCTGTCGCAGAAGACGATCATCGCGGCGCGTGAGGCGATGCTGGAGCACGCGAGAGCGGCGGCACGTGAGCTGAGCCGCCTGTTCAAGGACGAGGTGTGGGCGCCGTACCGGGCGCTGGAGGAGGACCCGGACCAGGTCGAGCGGATGAAGTCGCTGTCGGCCCATATGCAGCCGATGGTGGTGCAGGCGCTGATGACCGCTTTCCAGCGGTCGCTTAAGGAGGAGCTGCGGGGCGCGTTCTCCGAGGAGCGCGCCCCGCGTTCCTCGTCGTCCGGTGACGTCTCCGGCTCTTCCGGTGACGCCTCCGGCTCCTAG